The Hoplias malabaricus isolate fHopMal1 chromosome 9, fHopMal1.hap1, whole genome shotgun sequence genome contains a region encoding:
- the ttc19 gene encoding tetratricopeptide repeat protein 19, mitochondrial, giving the protein MALSSSCVLSLSRRVCVKVSEGLRRVYSTRLSPCSPLSSRCKPLSSPLTDPRRGRWSRLCRYAVCTAEQNRTEHRDRSRPGFTLWGALAFSIFGNTDDRTEAQKAEDEIILLLKKAKYSMMLGELDAANGFLHKAVRLAHQSHNNDAIIFTYSLMANLAFVQGQLDHAEKLFKAAMSFMLSGGTPQDDNAVIEMSLKLASIYATQNKNELAEHGFQFCTESLEAKIEKHKELPPEDVSEEERKDTRLLLGLSLDAQARYLAASHRLRGACRDYRRALQICQEEQGETHPQTLVLMSDLATVLDLQGKHDEALEQMKRAVELGQASGHPEQHILLGNMAGILMHKGDFEGSTKLYEEALSLARAAGDGEAVEQLEEGLKELSRRREEQNNSTKDDPPAQE; this is encoded by the exons ATGGCGCTGTCCTCCAGCTGTGTCCTCTCCCTGAGTCGCAGGGTCTGTGTTAAAGTCTCAGAGGGTCTGAGGAGGGTCTATTCCACCAGGCTCTCACCGTGTTCACCGCTCTCTTCTCGGTGTAAGCCGCTCTCCTCCCCGCTGACAGACCCCCGGAGAGGCAGGTGGTCCAGGCTGTGCAGATACGCGGTGTGTACAGCGGAACAGAACCGAACCGAGCACAGGGACAGGTCTCGGCCCGGGTTCACACTGTGGGGCGCCTTGG CGTTCTCCATATTCGGAAACACAGATGACAGAACCGAGGCCCAGAAAGCTGAGGACGAGATTATTCTTCTCCTGAAAAAGGCCAAG TACAGTATGATGCTGGGGGAACTGGACGCCGCAAACGGTTTCTTACATAAAGCAGTTCGACTCGCTCACCAGAGCCACAACAATGACGCCATCATCTTCACATACAGCCTG ATGGCAAACCTGGCCTTTGTCCAGGGGCAGCTGGACCAT GCAGAGAAGCTGTTCAAAGCGGCAATGAGCTTCATGCTGTCGGGAGGAACGCCACAG GACGACAATGCAGTCATTGAGATGTCCCTGAAGCTGGCCAGCATTTACGCCACTCAAAACAA AAATGAATTGGCGGAGCACGGCTTCCAGTTCTGCACAGAGTCACTGGAGGCAAAGATCGAGAAACACAAGGAACTTCCCCCTGAAGATGTGTCAG aagaggagaggaaggaCACTCGTCTGCTGCTGGGACTCAGTCTGGACGCACAGGCGCGATATCTGGCAGCGTCTCATCGTCTTAGAGGAGCCTGCAGAGACTACCGCAGAGCCCTGCAGATCTGCCAAGAGGAGCAGGGAGAGACCCATCCCCAG ACCCTGGTTCTGATGAGTGACCTGGCCACAGTGTTGGACCTGCAGGGGAAGCACGACGAGGCTCTGGAGCAGATGAAGAGGGCTGTGGAGTTGGGTCAGGCCTCAGGACACCCGGAACAACACATACTGCTGGGAAACATGGCCGGGATTCTCATGCACAAAG GAGATTTTGAAGGGTCCACAAAGCTGTATGAAGAGGCTCTGAGTCTGGCGCGAGCTGCTGGCGACGGGGAAGCCgtggagcagctggaggagggCCTCAAGGAGCTCagcaggaggagagaggagcagaACAACAGCACTAAAGATGACCCTCCAGCTCAGGAATGA